TTCCCTCAAGCCAATAACCTTGCGAAGAAATGTTCCCTCTTGATCTTTCTTTTAAAGTTTTTCTGAAAGTCTGCACTGATTTTACATTTCCTGTCAGTATAAAATTAGCATTGTCCCATTCATCGGTGTTGAAAACCGGCAGTTCACTGATCCATTGTTGGTTTCTGAATGTATTCTTTTTAGAAAATACGGTATAATTTTCCAGACCTAATAATTCCGGGACATTATGGTTCTCATCGTCCAGTTCAAAATAAAACTGATATTGATGTTTATTTTTTCGAAGAATCGGCAAAATTGAGCAGGCAAGTCCCAAAGATGTTTCGTCACCAAAAATAAACTGTCGTTGTATGGTGCCGTTATACATTTTTTTACCCCTGGGAATGCTGATGCGCAGTTCATCTTCCGACTTCAATGCATCGATGTACAGGCTTCCGACACCATTGCCATGAATGTGAAAGATAATATCCAAAATGCCCTCATACACATTATGATAAGCTACGGAATAATTTCTAAACTCCGTATCGCTTACACGGATAACACTGGCATAACCTATCTGGAAGTTCATTCGTGACAGATCGCCTCGGAACCGTATTTTCTTAATGTTCGGACTTACGTAAACCGTTTCCAGTACTTTCATATCTGTCATTATGGAGCTGGCTTTTTCCGTCAGGTCAGCTGCCCATTTTGGTAATTTTGAAATCATGTTATTGCATTAAAAATATATGACAAAATAACAATGAAAGGTGTCGATAAGCAATGGAATGAAAGATGTAGGTATAGGACTAATCGTGGTTTTTGTTCCTGAAAGTTAAGGCGGTCATTCCGGTTGTTTTATTAAACAGACGTGAAAAATAGGCATAATCTTCATAACCCAATTCATCAGCAATCTCCTTGACCGATTTATCTGAATGGTAAAGCAGTCGCTTGGCTTCCAGAATAACACGTTGCTGAATGTGATAAGTAACAGGAAATCCTGTCGTATTTTTCACACATTCATTAAGATAGGAAACAGAGATGTTTAAATTTTGGGCATAGTCTGCAGGCCGTTTATTTTTAATGAAATTTTTTTCCAATGCTAATTTGAATGCTTTGGAGACAAGGTCGAATCGGGAAATGGTATCCACTTGCTTCGATTTTTCCAAATATTGCGACAGGAATAGAGAAATCAAAGTATTGCAGCTGTCTTTTAGTGATGATAGATATAATTTGTTTTCCTTTTCTTGAAACAGGTTGATGCACAACAAAAATGCCAGGCTGATGAGAGAAAAGTGCTTGGAGTTTAGCGATAATGGTTTTGCGGGAGGGATTTCCTGTAATAATTTCAGATATTCTGGTTGTAGGTTTTCATCGTTGATGGCTAACAGACAAAACTCAATGTTTTCTGCTTTTAAAACTCTGTGAACCTGGTTGGGGGCAATATAAATAAGTGAAGGCTTCTTTATGTGATACCTCTCAAAATCAATTTCAAAATGAGATGTTCCTTTTTCCTGCAAAATAAAAAAATGATAATCGTGCCGATGTGAATTGCCGGCTTCTTCTGAAAGTTGTAAATCAGCGATCGGATATTTCCCAACAGCAATACCTTTGTCAAATTCCTTGTCTAAAGTTTTTACGGGAATGGACTTTGATCTTCCGGCCATTTTTGTCGATTTATGTTTTTCAATACTTTAAAGATACTAAAACTGTCTCATTACACGCTGGCAATACATCAGAAGTATATCATTCTAAAATTAATATTGTAGTTTAGGTTTTTGAATGATATCATTATCAATGTATTAGTTAATTAATGACATTTTCCAGTTGATGATAACTAATGTAACGATTGAAAGAAAATTTTAGATAATTTTTTTACTGGCATGCATTTCAGTAAATTTGATCTATAAATAAATTTTAAGTAAGAATGGAAAAGTATAATTACGGGGTCGTTGGTCTGGGTGTAATGGGAAGAAATCTGCTTTATAATATTGCTGATAACGGGTTTTCTGCAGCAGGATTCGATTTAGATGAAGAAAAGGTAATAGAACTTCGTAAAGGAGTGGCTTCAGGTACAAAGGTTATTGGATCTGTTTCCCTGGAGGAATTTGTGTTAAGTTTAGACAGTCCGCGAAAAATTATTTTGATGGTTCCTGCAGGAAAACCGGTTGATGCTGTTCTTGAAAGCGTAACACCGCTTTTGAGCCCAAAAGATGTCGTAATTGATGCAGGAAACTCTTATTTCAAAGATACCGAGAGACGTATAGCTGATTTAGCGTCTAAAAACCTTCACTTTATGGGAATGGGAGTTTCTGGAGGAGAGCAGGGCGCAAGAAGAGGACCGAGTATTATGCCGGGTGGAGATTTGGAAGCATTCAATTTGGTTAAGCCTATGCTGGAAGTTATTTCAGCAAAAGTAAACGGTGAACCTTGCACTGCTTATATGGGGAAAGGCGCTGCAGGAAATTATGTTAAAATGGTTCATAACGGAATTGAATATGCCATCATGCAATTAATCAGTGAAGCATACGATTTACTAAGAAAAGGGGCTAATCTTAACAATGACCAATTGTACGAAGTCTTCAAAAAATGGAATGAAGGCGAAATGAATTCTTTCCTTATTGAAATTACAAGAGATATTTTCAAGCAAAAAGATGATGTAACGGACGGTTTTCTTGTCGACAAGATTTTAGATAAAGCAGGAGCAAAGGGAACCGGAAAATGGACTTCCGAGGAGGCTATGGAAATTGGTGTTTCTATTCCAACGATTGATATTGCAGTAACTTCAAGAATTTTATCCGCTTATAAAGATGAGCGAGTAAAAGCTTCTCAACTATATGCTAAAGGAGAAGTAAAAACTCCTGAAAATACAGAACTGTTCATCAAAGAGGTGGGTGATGCTTTGTATTTATCTACTTTAATCAGTTATGCTCAGGGTTTGGCATTATTGGTAAAAGCTTCTGAAGAATATCAGTTTGAAATTCCGTTAAAAGATGTTGTTAAAATCTGGAGAGGAGGATGCATTATCCGTTCTGTTTTATTGGAAAAATTCTATTTAGCCTATTCAAAAGATGAAAATTTATCTAATATTTTATTGGATCAGGAAATTTCAGAAATAGTAAAAGATAAAATTTCTTCATTAAGAAAAACTTCTGCTTTTGCTGTATCAAACGGAATTCCAAGCTTAGGAATTCAGTCGGCTCTGGGGTATTTCGAAGCTTACACCACAGAATCTTTACCTGTAAACCTGCTGCAGGCTCAGCGTGATTATTTTGGTGCACACACTTACCAAAGAACTGACAGAGAAGGAGTCTTTCATACTTCATGGCAAAACCTAAATAATTAAATCCTGAAAATGAGTGATAATACAATCCTGCATCCAACAACGATCGTCATTTTTGGTGCAACGGGAGATTTGGCAAAAAGAAAGCTTTTTCCTGCCTTTTACAATTTATATATCGATGGCAGAATGCCAAAAGGTTTTAATATTTTAGCTTTAGGAAGAGCCGAAAATACGGATGAAAAATTCAGAGCTTATATTAAAGAAAATCTGGAAAGTTTTTCCAGGAAGACTGTAACCAAGGAAGATTGGGCTGGTTTTCAGGCTCACATCAGCTATTTTCAACATCAACTTGATGAAGAAAGCTCTTATCAGAATTTATATCAGAAACTGGAAAATTTTGATAAAGTGTATGGAATGAGAGGGAACAGACTTTTCTATTTATCCATTGCACCAAACTTTGTATCGGTAATTTCAAATCATCTTAAAAATACGTCAATAGCATCTGATCCTGCGAAAGATCGAATCATTATCGAAAAACCTTTTGGTCACAATAAAGAATCTGCCATTGAGCTGAATAATCTTCTTTCACAAACTTTTCAGGAAGAACAGATTTATCGTATCGATCATTATTTAGGTAAAGAAACGGTTCAGAATATTTTGGCATTCAGGTTCGGAAATTCAATTTTTGAGCCCCTATGGAATCACAGACATATAGAATCGGTGCAGATTACGGTTGCCGAAGAAGTAGGAGTGGAAACAAGAGCCAGTTTTTATGAGCAGACAGGAGCTTTGCGCGATATGATCCAGAACCATCTTTTGCAAATTCTTTGCATGGTTGCTATGGAGCCTCCTGCTTCACTCGAATCTGGTGAGATCAGGGATCGTAAAGTTGATGTTTTAAAATCAATCCGTAGAATTTCTCCCGAGAAAGTAGATCATTATGCGGTAAGGGGACAGTACGGACGAGGCAAAATAAATGGACTAAAAGTAAACGGCTATCGCCAGGAAGAGGGGATTGCCCCTGATTCCAATACGGAAACATTTGTCGCTATTAAGTTTTACCTGGATAATGAAAGATGGCAGGATGTTCCTTTTTATGTTCGTACCGGAAAGAAGATGAAAGAAAAGCATTCTTATATAACGATTCAGTTTAAGCCACTTCCCAATTCTACGTTTTCAGAAAGTACTTCACTTCTGTCGGCTAACCGATTGGTTATTAATATCCAGCCACAAATGGACATCAGATTGCAGTTTATGTCTAAAAAGCCAGGCTTGTCTTTAGAGCTTAAACCTGTGGAAATGATTTTTGACAATTTTGCCTGTCAGACCGATACTCCCGAAGCGTATGAAACACTTTTGCTGGAAGCACTTGTGGGAGATCTTACACTGTTTATGCGCTCGGATCAGGTAGAAGAGGCTTGGGATGTTATCAAAACGATTCAGGAAACCTGGGAGCAGACCAAAGATCCATCTTTCCCAAATTATGCTTCAGGAAGCTGGGGACCTGATGACAGTGATGCATTGGTAGAGAGACAGGGACATCAGTGGGTTTAAAATTTAATTAAAAGTAAATGAATATTACAATATTTAATAATCTGGATGTTTTATATAAAAAAGCAGCAGATACATTTGTTGAGCTTTCGAAAAAAGCGATCCAGAAGCATGATAAGTTTGTGGTCGCGTTGAGTGGCGGTTCTTCACCGAAAGCCATTTTTAGCTTATTAGCTAGTCCCGAATATGCAGATAAAATAATTTGGGACAAAATCTATTTTTTTTGGGTAGATGAAAGATGGGTTTCTCTTGAAGATGAGAAAAGTAATTTCAAAATGACTTTGGAAGCGCTTTTGGATAAAGTTCCTGTAAATAAAGCTCAGATTTTCCCAATGTATAAAGACGGAATTGAGCCTGAGGATTATGCTAAAGAATACGAAGATCAAATCAGAAATGTTTTGGGAGCTGACGGTATTTTCGATTTTATCCTTTTAGGAATGGGTGATGATGGCCACACAGCTTCTCTGTTTCCGGGTGAAATGATTTTACAAGAAAAAGAAAAATGGGTTGATGCCTATTATCTGAAGCCACAGGAAATGTTCAGAATTACTTTGACTGAACCTATCATCAATAAAGCTGAAAATATTCTGATTGTCACATTTGGTAAATCCAAAAAGCATGCTTTGAATGAAGTTCTTAATGGTACATACAATCCTGAACTATATCCGCTTCAGTTAATTGAAAAGAAAGCAGGAGTTCAGATTTTTACTGATAAAGAAGCTGGAATTTAAAGCTTTACTATATACAAAATATGCAGAAGAAATTAGTTGAGCCGGTTGCTATCTGAAAAGATATGTCGAACTGAGTAATCGATTAATCCTAGATGAAAAATTAACTTGGTTTTTCAAAAAAGAGGCTATTACAAAATCAGTAATAGCCTCTTTACTGTGTCCGTAATATTTTACCTACACTTACCACAATAGATTCATTATATTGCTGGCGCTACGCGGTCAATAAAATATATGGTACATATTTTCGTTATCGTTTTCCTTCAAGGAGTAGAATTAAGTTCCTCTTTACCTCGAAATACTAGTATTGAAATTGAATGTATAGCCGTTAATAAATGTTACTAAAACGGGTCTCCATTAGATAAAAATAGGTTAGACGATGATGGCTGTGTTATTTATGGTGATGTTTTGTCTTTGTTGATATGAAATTGGATTTTCAAAAGTTTCCAAATAAAAGAAGGATAATACTCAAAAGATAAAGCAATTAGTATTAATTCAAACCTGAAATTCAATTTTGAAAATTCGATAAATAAAATGAATATCCTTACTGAGACCTATTAAGAGATACATTAGGAACACTTTCCAGAACAAGTTTCTATCTTCTGATGAAGGTATCCAACGAAACCGCACCGATTTCTATTCGAATTACAGTGGCAAAAATAATAGTTCAATCACATCAATTTATTTTCTTGCGAGCCGTCTGAGATTTAATGTTGGAAATTTTACCTGATAGTCTAATTGAACGAATTTCTGAACTCTACAGGAGAAAGACCTGTCTGAGCCCTGAACATTTTACTGAATGACTGCGGATGTTCAAAGCCCAATTCATAGGCTATTTCAGCTACTGTCAATTCGGTGGAGATCAACCTTTCTTTTGCTTTTTCGGCAACCTTTTCGCGAATATACTGCTGAGTATTTTTACCAATTACCGAGCGCAGTACATCACTCAAATAACCGGGTGAGATATTAAGCTGATCTGACAGATACTGAACGGTTGGAAGTCCATAACGCAGCGCTTGTTGATCATTAAGGTAATGATCAAGGATCGTTTCTGTTTTTTGAAGAATATCATTATTGACTACTTTTCTGGTAATGAACTGTCGTTTGTAAAACCGGTTGACGTAGCTCAGCAGCAATTCGATCTGTGCGATCACCACTTCCTGGCTGAATTCATCAATCCTGCTGTTGAGTTCCTGTTTCATAATTTCAAAAACGGAAAGGATAATTTCCTTCTCCGGATCAGATACATGAAGGGCCTCATTGGAAGAGTAGGAAAAATAGCTGTATTGCTTTATTTTACGTGCTATGGGGTGCCCCAAAAGAAAGTCAGGATGAATCAATAGTAGGTAACAGTAGGTTTCACTGTTATAATCTGTGCTTCCCACCAGCTGATTGGGTGCCAGAAACAGCATGCTGCCTTCATTATAATCGTAAAAATTCCTGCCATATTTAAGCCTTCCTTTGTTTCTGGTGATGAAAGTAATCTTGTAGAAGCTCAGGAGATTATAAACGGGTGCCATCTCAGGATTGAAAGGATTATCCTTATTGAAATGGATGAGGCTGATCAGCGGATGCTGTGGAGCGGGAAGTCCGAAAGCCTTATGGCTTTCCGATATTGATATAAACCGGATCAATTTATCCTCTTTACTTTTCATACTATAAATGTATAAAAAACCTATGACCCAGGATCATAGGTTTTGAAATTAAATATTACCAGGGAAGAAGGCTGCCCTGTCTGCTGAAATTGACAGGACCTGTAAAACTACCTGTCGGAAGGTCTTCCGCCAGTGCTACTCTGATAGGCTCTTTAGACCCCTCTTCGACAGAATCAGTTCCCTCAAAATTATTGAGTGCTGTAGCTGTAAATCCAGGACTCACTAAATGAACCTTGATATTGGTTTTCTCCAGTTCTATCGCCAGAGACAGGAAAATTCCATTAAGTGCAGTTTTAGAAGCTCCATATACCGCGTCAAAATGTACACGGTACGGGTTTTCGGGATTGGCATTAATGGTAAGGGAACCCAATGCGCTGGAAACTGTCACAATACGTGCAGCTGGTGCTTTATGTAATAGTGGCAGAGAAGCCTGCGTGAGGGCCAGGGTTCCAAATACATTCGTGTCCCACACAGTTTTCAGTTCATCTATAGGCACAATACTTGCGCGTTGTGAATTCAGGATTTCTTTCATGGTGCGTCCGGATTTTCCGGCATGAGAGATTGCTGCATTGTTCACAAGCAGTGTAAGATATCCATGTTCAGTTTCTATAGTCTCTACAGCAGTTCTTATCGACTCATTATCTGTAATATCCAGTTGAATCGCTTTTACGCTCGTGCCCATTTCAGCTACAGCTGCCCGGCCTTTTTGTAAATCTCTTGAACCCACATAGACAATATACCCATTTTCCGCAAGAGCT
Above is a genomic segment from Chryseobacterium geocarposphaerae containing:
- a CDS encoding FAD-binding oxidoreductase, whose amino-acid sequence is MISKLPKWAADLTEKASSIMTDMKVLETVYVSPNIKKIRFRGDLSRMNFQIGYASVIRVSDTEFRNYSVAYHNVYEGILDIIFHIHGNGVGSLYIDALKSEDELRISIPRGKKMYNGTIQRQFIFGDETSLGLACSILPILRKNKHQYQFYFELDDENHNVPELLGLENYTVFSKKNTFRNQQWISELPVFNTDEWDNANFILTGNVKSVQTFRKTLKERSRGNISSQGYWLEGKKGL
- a CDS encoding helix-turn-helix domain-containing protein, which codes for MAGRSKSIPVKTLDKEFDKGIAVGKYPIADLQLSEEAGNSHRHDYHFFILQEKGTSHFEIDFERYHIKKPSLIYIAPNQVHRVLKAENIEFCLLAINDENLQPEYLKLLQEIPPAKPLSLNSKHFSLISLAFLLCINLFQEKENKLYLSSLKDSCNTLISLFLSQYLEKSKQVDTISRFDLVSKAFKLALEKNFIKNKRPADYAQNLNISVSYLNECVKNTTGFPVTYHIQQRVILEAKRLLYHSDKSVKEIADELGYEDYAYFSRLFNKTTGMTALTFRNKNHD
- the gndA gene encoding NADP-dependent phosphogluconate dehydrogenase, whose product is MEKYNYGVVGLGVMGRNLLYNIADNGFSAAGFDLDEEKVIELRKGVASGTKVIGSVSLEEFVLSLDSPRKIILMVPAGKPVDAVLESVTPLLSPKDVVIDAGNSYFKDTERRIADLASKNLHFMGMGVSGGEQGARRGPSIMPGGDLEAFNLVKPMLEVISAKVNGEPCTAYMGKGAAGNYVKMVHNGIEYAIMQLISEAYDLLRKGANLNNDQLYEVFKKWNEGEMNSFLIEITRDIFKQKDDVTDGFLVDKILDKAGAKGTGKWTSEEAMEIGVSIPTIDIAVTSRILSAYKDERVKASQLYAKGEVKTPENTELFIKEVGDALYLSTLISYAQGLALLVKASEEYQFEIPLKDVVKIWRGGCIIRSVLLEKFYLAYSKDENLSNILLDQEISEIVKDKISSLRKTSAFAVSNGIPSLGIQSALGYFEAYTTESLPVNLLQAQRDYFGAHTYQRTDREGVFHTSWQNLNN
- the zwf gene encoding glucose-6-phosphate dehydrogenase, whose product is MSDNTILHPTTIVIFGATGDLAKRKLFPAFYNLYIDGRMPKGFNILALGRAENTDEKFRAYIKENLESFSRKTVTKEDWAGFQAHISYFQHQLDEESSYQNLYQKLENFDKVYGMRGNRLFYLSIAPNFVSVISNHLKNTSIASDPAKDRIIIEKPFGHNKESAIELNNLLSQTFQEEQIYRIDHYLGKETVQNILAFRFGNSIFEPLWNHRHIESVQITVAEEVGVETRASFYEQTGALRDMIQNHLLQILCMVAMEPPASLESGEIRDRKVDVLKSIRRISPEKVDHYAVRGQYGRGKINGLKVNGYRQEEGIAPDSNTETFVAIKFYLDNERWQDVPFYVRTGKKMKEKHSYITIQFKPLPNSTFSESTSLLSANRLVINIQPQMDIRLQFMSKKPGLSLELKPVEMIFDNFACQTDTPEAYETLLLEALVGDLTLFMRSDQVEEAWDVIKTIQETWEQTKDPSFPNYASGSWGPDDSDALVERQGHQWV
- the pgl gene encoding 6-phosphogluconolactonase, which gives rise to MNITIFNNLDVLYKKAADTFVELSKKAIQKHDKFVVALSGGSSPKAIFSLLASPEYADKIIWDKIYFFWVDERWVSLEDEKSNFKMTLEALLDKVPVNKAQIFPMYKDGIEPEDYAKEYEDQIRNVLGADGIFDFILLGMGDDGHTASLFPGEMILQEKEKWVDAYYLKPQEMFRITLTEPIINKAENILIVTFGKSKKHALNEVLNGTYNPELYPLQLIEKKAGVQIFTDKEAGI
- a CDS encoding helix-turn-helix domain-containing protein; translated protein: MKSKEDKLIRFISISESHKAFGLPAPQHPLISLIHFNKDNPFNPEMAPVYNLLSFYKITFITRNKGRLKYGRNFYDYNEGSMLFLAPNQLVGSTDYNSETYCYLLLIHPDFLLGHPIARKIKQYSYFSYSSNEALHVSDPEKEIILSVFEIMKQELNSRIDEFSQEVVIAQIELLLSYVNRFYKRQFITRKVVNNDILQKTETILDHYLNDQQALRYGLPTVQYLSDQLNISPGYLSDVLRSVIGKNTQQYIREKVAEKAKERLISTELTVAEIAYELGFEHPQSFSKMFRAQTGLSPVEFRNSFN
- a CDS encoding SDR family NAD(P)-dependent oxidoreductase, which gives rise to MCAIYIGEICCIKIKLMNMITNNENKVALVSGANTGVGFQIAKALAENGYIVYVGSRDLQKGRAAVAEMGTSVKAIQLDITDNESIRTAVETIETEHGYLTLLVNNAAISHAGKSGRTMKEILNSQRASIVPIDELKTVWDTNVFGTLALTQASLPLLHKAPAARIVTVSSALGSLTINANPENPYRVHFDAVYGASKTALNGIFLSLAIELEKTNIKVHLVSPGFTATALNNFEGTDSVEEGSKEPIRVALAEDLPTGSFTGPVNFSRQGSLLPW